Proteins co-encoded in one Bremerella sp. TYQ1 genomic window:
- a CDS encoding tetratricopeptide repeat protein, whose product MTIRFAIPLPLLLLSISWISIGNIRAADLDKLRIDFQRGRYAEVLERIGEKPNDSETAIILARTYESVGKRDEAVESLQTYVKDAKPNALLLAEIARLQLARGALDKAAENVERSLALNKNQTLARWLHAELARMRGDLSKAEKGYEWFIDFYNQNDKFDSAEDLYYVGKAAAQYARWTHNSGQFQFLVNDLYPNVLRVDPNYWQAELAMAQLFAEKYNMAEAANHLNKALAINSNSADVYAQKAEIELRGYQVDAALKTVELALKINPQNIQAVQLRGKAKLTDFRPEQAIEILTEAVELNPTSQTSKGYLASAMLAADGKQLLSEKTGEPTRFGRLLQEAETDHNNPGEFYAALGDGCDIVRKYPDAVKYLQEARDQMPQLIGVHGDLGMVLMRMGEEATAKEVLDDAFEADPFNVRVKNSLEVLDVLATYETLETEHFVIRFDPAKDRLLAVYMSRFLEENVYPLVCEGLGYTPKDKSLIEIFNQAKNTSGHGWFSARMVGLPYIGTVGACAGKMIAMASPDSIPEPYNWAHVIRHEFVHVVNLQQTDFNIPHWFTEALAVSYESEQRPPEWKTLLARRLAEDRVFNLDTINYGFIRPSDQDDWTMAYCQSFYYSQFIKKKFGEDALARMLSAYRNYQTTDEILASEFNVDKTNFESEYLDFLREEVKDVQLSVSNRQSFSELYQAAQDNPNDADVQAELGHIYLKRKALPDARKYAKNALHADKDNPLAHYIQGRLYLTIGDTKEAISEFETAANSPRFERNAVALLAGLRVKQQRFDDALALYQRGAAEEPGELDWQESILRIHLLQKDNTALQELIPKIAVQKHHDVLLRKKMAEILLQEEAWEEAARWAYEAIGIRVTDADAHALLAQAYRGQQKWKLAAREYEVAGQLKPKTVSWSVEAAQLYDKAGDHAKAQAIANRILELNPDNAAAKAILNQ is encoded by the coding sequence TTGACGATTCGTTTTGCTATTCCGTTGCCTCTGTTGCTGTTGAGCATTTCGTGGATTTCAATCGGCAATATTCGTGCGGCCGACCTCGATAAGCTCCGCATCGACTTCCAGCGGGGCCGCTACGCTGAAGTCCTCGAACGTATCGGCGAAAAACCAAACGATTCGGAGACGGCCATTATTCTTGCGCGCACCTACGAGTCGGTGGGAAAGCGGGATGAAGCTGTTGAATCGCTGCAGACCTATGTCAAGGATGCAAAACCCAATGCACTACTTCTAGCAGAAATTGCTCGTCTTCAGCTCGCTCGTGGAGCACTTGATAAGGCGGCTGAGAATGTTGAGCGTTCTCTTGCTCTGAATAAAAATCAAACACTTGCCAGATGGCTTCACGCGGAACTTGCACGCATGCGGGGCGATCTCTCCAAAGCGGAGAAAGGATACGAGTGGTTCATCGATTTCTACAACCAGAACGACAAGTTCGATTCCGCTGAAGACCTCTATTACGTTGGCAAAGCGGCTGCTCAATATGCTCGCTGGACACATAACAGTGGTCAGTTCCAGTTTCTCGTCAACGATCTTTATCCGAATGTCTTGCGGGTCGATCCAAACTATTGGCAAGCCGAACTCGCTATGGCCCAGCTTTTCGCCGAGAAATACAACATGGCGGAAGCGGCGAACCACCTCAACAAAGCACTGGCGATTAATTCCAATAGCGCTGACGTCTATGCTCAGAAAGCTGAAATTGAGTTGCGTGGGTATCAGGTCGACGCCGCGTTAAAGACCGTGGAACTCGCACTCAAAATCAATCCGCAAAATATCCAAGCAGTACAGTTGCGTGGCAAAGCAAAACTAACCGACTTCCGCCCAGAACAGGCAATTGAAATTCTGACGGAGGCTGTGGAATTAAATCCGACAAGTCAGACATCGAAAGGCTACTTGGCCTCTGCGATGTTGGCTGCCGATGGCAAACAACTGCTCTCGGAGAAAACAGGTGAACCCACGCGGTTCGGCAGACTACTTCAAGAGGCGGAAACCGACCACAACAACCCCGGCGAATTTTACGCTGCATTGGGGGACGGCTGCGACATCGTACGCAAATATCCAGACGCGGTGAAATACCTGCAAGAGGCACGAGATCAGATGCCTCAGCTAATTGGCGTTCATGGCGACCTAGGCATGGTGTTAATGCGAATGGGTGAAGAAGCCACCGCCAAAGAAGTACTGGATGACGCATTTGAAGCCGATCCGTTTAATGTTCGCGTTAAAAACTCGCTGGAAGTGCTCGACGTTCTTGCGACTTACGAAACATTAGAGACAGAACACTTCGTGATTCGTTTCGACCCTGCCAAGGATCGGCTTCTAGCGGTTTACATGTCGCGGTTTCTCGAAGAGAACGTCTATCCGCTGGTGTGCGAAGGCTTAGGTTATACGCCCAAAGATAAATCGCTCATCGAGATCTTTAACCAAGCCAAGAATACCTCTGGGCATGGCTGGTTCAGTGCCCGAATGGTTGGACTGCCGTACATTGGTACCGTGGGAGCGTGTGCTGGGAAAATGATTGCGATGGCGTCGCCCGATTCGATTCCCGAACCTTACAACTGGGCTCATGTCATCCGCCATGAGTTCGTCCACGTCGTGAACTTACAACAAACGGACTTCAACATTCCGCACTGGTTTACCGAAGCATTAGCCGTCAGTTACGAAAGCGAGCAGCGTCCTCCGGAATGGAAAACGCTATTGGCAAGACGCTTGGCGGAAGATCGTGTCTTCAACCTCGACACGATCAACTACGGCTTTATTCGCCCCAGCGATCAAGATGACTGGACGATGGCCTACTGCCAATCTTTTTACTACTCACAGTTCATTAAGAAAAAGTTCGGCGAGGATGCCCTCGCACGGATGCTATCCGCGTATCGCAACTACCAAACGACCGATGAAATTTTGGCATCCGAGTTCAACGTCGACAAAACTAACTTCGAATCAGAGTATCTCGACTTTCTTCGCGAGGAAGTCAAAGACGTCCAACTTTCGGTATCCAATCGACAATCGTTCTCGGAACTTTATCAGGCCGCTCAAGACAACCCCAACGATGCTGACGTTCAAGCAGAGCTCGGACACATTTACCTGAAGCGAAAAGCTCTTCCTGATGCACGCAAGTATGCCAAAAATGCTTTGCACGCAGATAAAGACAATCCATTGGCCCATTACATTCAGGGGCGACTCTATCTGACGATTGGGGATACGAAAGAAGCGATTTCTGAATTTGAAACGGCAGCGAATAGCCCTCGCTTCGAACGCAATGCGGTCGCCCTGTTGGCCGGTTTGCGGGTTAAGCAACAACGCTTCGACGACGCTCTCGCACTCTATCAGCGTGGCGCTGCGGAAGAGCCAGGCGAGTTAGATTGGCAAGAGTCGATTTTACGAATTCACCTTCTTCAGAAAGACAATACGGCCCTCCAAGAGCTGATTCCCAAAATCGCCGTGCAGAAGCACCACGATGTTTTACTTCGTAAGAAGATGGCCGAAATCCTTCTTCAAGAAGAGGCATGGGAAGAAGCTGCCCGGTGGGCGTACGAAGCGATCGGAATTCGCGTTACCGATGCCGACGCCCATGCGTTACTTGCCCAAGCCTATCGCGGTCAGCAGAAATGGAAACTGGCTGCCCGAGAGTACGAGGTTGCTGGTCAGCTGAAGCCAAAAACGGTATCGTGGTCGGTCGAAGCCGCCCAGCTTTACGATAAAGCTGGCGACCACGCAAAGGCCCAAGCCATTGCCAATCGTATCTTGGAACTAAACCCTGATAACGCGGCCGCGAAAGCAATCCTTAATCAGTAA
- a CDS encoding MazG nucleotide pyrophosphohydrolase domain-containing protein: MQKLIHEMYYEKDEARGIEGTFMWLMEEVGELSSALRGGTHQERKEEFADVIAWLSTIANVAGIDLAEALNEKYGSGCPGCGKFVCTCDDAEKP, translated from the coding sequence ATGCAAAAGCTGATCCACGAGATGTACTACGAGAAAGATGAAGCTCGAGGGATCGAAGGAACGTTTATGTGGTTAATGGAAGAAGTGGGCGAACTTTCTTCCGCACTTCGAGGGGGTACTCACCAGGAACGCAAGGAGGAGTTTGCCGACGTGATTGCCTGGCTGTCAACCATTGCCAATGTCGCGGGAATCGATCTGGCTGAGGCTCTTAACGAAAAATATGGCAGCGGCTGTCCTGGCTGTGGAAAGTTTGTCTGCACGTGTGACGATGCGGAAAAACCGTAA